The sequence ATGCGGACGCGGCCGTCGCCGTTGCGCTGGGCGGCGAGGGAGATTCCCTTGCCGAACACCCAGTAGTTGCCGCGGCCGACCATCGCCGCGAGGTCCGGGTGCGTCCGGTCGATGTCGGGGATGCCGAGCTCGACGACGTTCTGGCCGATGTGCACCGGGCGGGCGTCGGTGAGCAGGGCCCGCACCCGTGACTGCGCGCCGTCCGCGCCGACCAGCAGGTCGTACTCCGCGCTGCTCCCGTCGGTGAAGTGCACGACGCCGTCGCTCGCCGACGCGTACGCGTGGCCCCAGCGGACGACGCCGTCGGGGAGGGAGTCCAGGAACAGGTCGCGCAGGTCGGCGCGGTCGACCTCGGGGCGCAGCATCGGCGCGTCGTCGGGCGTGTCCTCCTGGAGCAGCAGGGTGCCGTCCGGTTCGAGGAGGCGCATGTCCTGGCCTTCGCCGCGGGCGATCTCGAAGAAGCGGTCGAGCAGGCCGGCTTCGCGCAGCGCTCGCTGGCCGGAATGGATGTCCAGCATGCCGCCCTGGCCGCGGGCCTCGCGCGACGGCTCCCGCTCGTACACGACGGCCTCGATGCCCTTGACGTGCAGCACGCGGGCCAGGGCCAAGCCGCCCAAGCCGGCTCCGACGATGGCGATGGTCATGGCTTCCTCCGATTCACCGTATCGATCGATACACTGTATCGCAGAGGGCGTTGTATTGTCCGCGGCATGGTGGTGTGGGAGCGGCCGGAGCCGCCGGAACGGCCGGTGCCGGCCCCGCTGAGCAGGGAATTGATCGTCCAGGCCGCGGTGCGGCTGGCGGACGCGGACGGCCTGGCGGCGGTGTCGCTGCGCAAGGTCGCCGCGGCGCTGGACGTCGGGCCGATGCGGCTGTACGGCTACATCGCCACCAAGGAGGAGCTGCTCGACCTGATGGCCGACGCGGTGCACGCCGGGATCCGGCCTACCGGGGACGGCTGGCGCGAGGTGCTGTGCTCGCTCGCCGAAACCACCCGGCAGGCCGTCCGGCGGCACGAATGGTTCGCCGACCTGATCGGCGGGCGGCCGTCGCTCGGGCCGAACGCGCTGGCCAGGGGAGAGGCGGTGATCGCCGCGATGGACGGCGTCGACGTGGACGACGTCATGCCGATCGTCTCCGCGGTCGACGCCTACGTGATCGGCGCGGTGCGGCGCGAGACCGCCGAACGCCGGGCCGAGCGCACCTCCGGGCTGGACACCGAGCAGTGGCAGCGGGCCTACGGGCCGTACCTGCAGCGGACCTTCGCCACCGGCCGGTTCCCCGCGCTGGCCACGGTCATCCGCGACGCCGCCCACCTGGACGCCGACGAGACCTTCCGGATGGGCCTCGGCTTCCTCCTCGACGGCATCGAGGCGCGCCTGGCGCGGGCTAAGGGATGATCCCCCGCGAGGCCAGGGCATCGGCCAGGCGCTCGCGCAGTTCCTGAGCCGTGGCCTGGACGTCGATCTCGGCCGGGGGTGACAGGACCTTCGACATCACCGTCGAGAGGTTCTGGTACGCCGGCGTCAGCGGGCGGACCGCCGCGTCCGTCAGTGCCGCCTGGATGTCGTCCTTCATCGGGTACTGCTGGGCCATCGTCGGGTTTTCCTTGGCGTCGGCCGGTTTCGCCGCGTCGAGGGGACTGGTGTCGCGGTAGATCGACGCGATGCTCGGCGGGATACCGTCGACCAGTGCCTGGTACTTCTGGCTCGCCGTGTTCCGCAGGCACAGCGCCGCCTCGAACGCCTCAGGCTTGTGCCGGGAGTACGTGCTGACCGCGAGGTTGAAGCCGCCGATGGTCACCCGGCTCGGCTGCCCCGGGGTCACCGAGGGGTAGCGCGTCCACTTGAAGTGCGCCAGCTCCTGCGGCTTTTCCTTGGCGTAGGAGGCGTAGACGAACGGCCAGTTCAGCTCGGTCGCCGCGTGGCCGCGCTGGAAGGCCTGGCGGACGTCGTCCTCCTTCTGGTTCGTCAGCGACGGGTCGGTGACCCCCGCCGTGGTGAGCCGCTTGAGGAGTTCCAGCGCGCGCACCGCGCCGTCGTCCATCACGACCGAACGGCCGTCGTCGGACAGGATGTGCCCGCCCGCCGAGGCGACCAGCGTGTTGTAGAAGACGACCAGGCCCTCGTACTGCGCGCCGGTGAACACCACCTGGTACGGCTTTCCGGCCGCTTTCAGTTGCTGCGCCTGCGTAATCAGCTCGTCGAAACTCTTCGGCGGCGACGGCGTGATCCGGTCGTCGTACCAGAGCAGCTGGGCGTTGGTGTTCTTCGTGGCGCCGTAGAGCTTTCCGTTCCACTTGGCCGTGGCCAGCGGGCCGGGCAGCACGTCCCGGGTGGCCGCGGCCGCGTTCGCGCCGGTCCATTCCTCGGCCCAGCCCGCTTCGGCGAATTCCGGCACCCACGTGACGTCGAGGCCGAGCACGTCCAGCGAAGCGTCGCCCGCGGCGAGCCGGCGGACCATCTGCTCGCGCTGGCCGTCCGCGCCGCGCGGCAGTTTGTTGTAGACGATCTTGTACTTGCCGCCGGCCGCCGCGGTGCAGCGGTCGACCACCGTCTGCAGGTGGTCCTCCGGCGAGATGTACAGGTTGATCGTCAGGCCCGCGGCCGAGGAGCACGCGGCGAGCGCGGTGCCGGCCAGCACGGCCGCGCCCGCGAGGGGGAGGAGCTGGCGCATGTCGGCCTCCTAGCCGGGCAGCGACGCGCGATTGCAAGCGCTTGCATCGATGATTAGCCTTGATCAAGGCAGGTGTCAATGCCGGCAACACGGATGGTTGCAAGCGCTTGCAACGGAGGGGCGGTGCCGATGCCGGAGAAGCTCGACGACGTCGCCCGGCTCGCCGGGGTCTCGGCGGCCACCGTGTCTCGGGCGCTGCGCGGGGTTCCGGGCGTCGCCGAACGCACGCGGATCCGGGTGCGGGCGGCCGCCGCGCAGCTGGGCTACGCGATCTCGCCCGCCGCGTCGAGCCTGGCGACCGGCCGCACCGGGACGGTCGGCGTGCTCGTCCCCTACGTCGACCGCTGGTACTTCTCGCGCCTCATCTCCGGCGTCGAGCGGGTGCTGCGCGAGGCCGGGATCAGCCTGCTGCTCTACAACCTCGGCGACGACGCGGGCCGCGCGCGGTTCTTCGCCGACCTGCCGCTGCGCCGCCGGGTCGACGCGGTGCTCGTGCTTTCCCTGCCCCTTTCGGCGGCCGAACGCGAGCTGCTGCTGGGGCTCGGCGCCCCGCTCGTCACGGTCGGCACCGAGGAGCCCGGCGCGGACTCGGTCGGCATCGACGACCACGCCGCGGCGGTGAGCGCGATGCGGCACCTGGTCCAGCTCGGGCACCACGAGATCGCGTTCATCGGCGAGGACGACCCGGTCCCGCTCGGGTTCACGACGCCGGTGCGGCGGCTCGCGGCCTATCGCGAGGTCTACCGCGCGGTGTGCCGGGAGGACGGCCGCGAGCCGGACCCCGCGTTCGAGACCGGCGGCGGCTTCACCGTCGCGGGCGGCGAGCGGGCGATGGGTGTGTTGCTGGGCCTGCCCCGCCGGCCGACCGCGGTGTTCGCCGCGTCCGACGAGATGGCGTTCGGGGCGCTGCGGACGCTGCACCGCGCCGGGTTGCGGGTGCCGTCGGACGTCTCGGTGGTCGGTTTCGACGACCACGACCTCGCCGACCTGCTCGAGCTGAGCACCGTGGCGCAGCCGGTGGCGGAGCTCGGGGAGCGGGCCGGCCGCATCCTGCTCGCCAGATTGTCCGGCGGAAAAATCGCGACATCGCCCGCGATTGTCGCGACGCACCTGGTCCTTCGGGGTAGTACTGCGCCGCCGCCAGGCCGTTGATCAGCGGTTTTTCCGGCACTACTCTGTTCGGTCGATTGCGGGAGAGTGGATCACCCGGTCAAATAATCGCCGACAAGGATTAATCGCCGTGAGGAGCTGGCTGTGCACTGGGGGTCCGTGCTC is a genomic window of Amycolatopsis lexingtonensis containing:
- a CDS encoding LacI family DNA-binding transcriptional regulator, which translates into the protein MPEKLDDVARLAGVSAATVSRALRGVPGVAERTRIRVRAAAAQLGYAISPAASSLATGRTGTVGVLVPYVDRWYFSRLISGVERVLREAGISLLLYNLGDDAGRARFFADLPLRRRVDAVLVLSLPLSAAERELLLGLGAPLVTVGTEEPGADSVGIDDHAAAVSAMRHLVQLGHHEIAFIGEDDPVPLGFTTPVRRLAAYREVYRAVCREDGREPDPAFETGGGFTVAGGERAMGVLLGLPRRPTAVFAASDEMAFGALRTLHRAGLRVPSDVSVVGFDDHDLADLLELSTVAQPVAELGERAGRILLARLSGGKIATSPAIVATHLVLRGSTAPPPGR
- a CDS encoding TetR/AcrR family transcriptional regulator, producing the protein MVVWERPEPPERPVPAPLSRELIVQAAVRLADADGLAAVSLRKVAAALDVGPMRLYGYIATKEELLDLMADAVHAGIRPTGDGWREVLCSLAETTRQAVRRHEWFADLIGGRPSLGPNALARGEAVIAAMDGVDVDDVMPIVSAVDAYVIGAVRRETAERRAERTSGLDTEQWQRAYGPYLQRTFATGRFPALATVIRDAAHLDADETFRMGLGFLLDGIEARLARAKG
- a CDS encoding FAD-dependent oxidoreductase, coding for MTIAIVGAGLGGLALARVLHVKGIEAVVYEREPSREARGQGGMLDIHSGQRALREAGLLDRFFEIARGEGQDMRLLEPDGTLLLQEDTPDDAPMLRPEVDRADLRDLFLDSLPDGVVRWGHAYASASDGVVHFTDGSSAEYDLLVGADGAQSRVRALLTDARPVHIGQNVVELGIPDIDRTHPDLAAMVGRGNYWVFGKGISLAAQRNGDGRVRIGISFYNTGEDWFTTSDIPFDDPAAARARLIDLLPGWDPGITALIEACDDTVVPRAITTLPPGLTWPSKPDVTLIGDAAHLMPPVGEGANMAMLDGAVLGLALASQPDFPSAIGEYEREMYERTGAAARMSAKMQELLMSPDASRRLLEFFQPS
- a CDS encoding ABC transporter substrate-binding protein; its protein translation is MRQLLPLAGAAVLAGTALAACSSAAGLTINLYISPEDHLQTVVDRCTAAAGGKYKIVYNKLPRGADGQREQMVRRLAAGDASLDVLGLDVTWVPEFAEAGWAEEWTGANAAAATRDVLPGPLATAKWNGKLYGATKNTNAQLLWYDDRITPSPPKSFDELITQAQQLKAAGKPYQVVFTGAQYEGLVVFYNTLVASAGGHILSDDGRSVVMDDGAVRALELLKRLTTAGVTDPSLTNQKEDDVRQAFQRGHAATELNWPFVYASYAKEKPQELAHFKWTRYPSVTPGQPSRVTIGGFNLAVSTYSRHKPEAFEAALCLRNTASQKYQALVDGIPPSIASIYRDTSPLDAAKPADAKENPTMAQQYPMKDDIQAALTDAAVRPLTPAYQNLSTVMSKVLSPPAEIDVQATAQELRERLADALASRGIIP